AGCAGAAACATTTGAGCATCTCCGAGTGCAGTCCTTATTTTAGAATTCCCTCTCTTAGACGCCTAAGGACAGGCTTCTAAGTTCAGTAGCTTCATAAATTCCGTTTCCAGGTCAAAGCTTTCCTGGACTCGTTTCCCCACTGTCGACGCCAGACCCTAAGTCGTGGGAATCTTAGGCTGACGAGCTGCTATATTAGGCAGCTAATGCTAAATTATCGTTTTCGTTTATATTTAAACCCCATAGTTTTTTAACGCGGGCCCACAGGATTCCCTCGACTCGCTTCTCAAACACATCTTACCCCCGTCGAAACCAATTACGCCCCCAAGTTGATAATTTAATACTACATATAGCAGTAAGCCAATGTAGTATTAAATTATATCATTTAAGTTGTTTTAAGTCAACTTGTTTAAATATGAAAATTTATAATATCAAGTAATTCAGAGGTTCAGGCAAAGTTTGTATATGAGGAATACTTCTTCTCCATCTGAACTTTAGAAAAACTTATCCAAACGTGTAACAATGTTTACTTCCTTTTGAAAAAGATAGGAGTATTAGCAATGTCAGCGTTTGGATAAATGGATATTCAAGCATATTTTAAAAAATCACTTTCATTATACTTATATAAAGTGTAATTTGATTATCTTAAAGTAGATAATAAGTGAAATATGTGCGGCTAAATGCAGTATCAATATTACACTATAACCGTAAAATTATCAATAGTATACAAAAGTATATTAAGTTATATTTATGGTAAATACATTAATTCTTAAACCAATTTCATCTATTATACATTATATCAAAAATGCTGCACATAAAGTAGTTACAAGTAAACCGATTATCACAGGTTTTAGATTTCTTCTGGCTAGTTCAAAGGCATCTACTTTGCATATGGCAGCGACAGGTATTACTGCCCAAGGAATTATAGTTCCTCCACCAACCCATATACCTGCTATTTGACCTAGGGCTGTTAACGTAGCTATTCCTCCGCCTATTGCAGTAGAAAATAATTTGGCTACGGATCCTACCAGGGATATTCCTGAAAAGCCAGAGCCGTCCAATCCTGTTATGGCACCTACAGCAGTTAAAGTTCCAGAAGCCAACAGCGGATTTAAAGGTACTATATTTGAAAGAGCCATTCCAAGGTCGTTAACTATTCCGTGAGAAGATTGAGGCAACACTTTACCGAATATTTCAATAAAGGCTGAATCACCCAGATAAAAGAATGCTGCTATAGGAATAACCACACCAAATACTTTAAAACCAAATTGAAGCCCTTCTACAATATGAGCTGTAATATTTTCTAAAGATTTTTTACCATAGGCTATAATTGAAATAAAGCTTAGAATAAACAGAGAAGTTCCTCCAATTAGAGCAGTAGCATCTCCACCTTGGAGTTTATACATATACATTATTATTATATCTCCTAAAAATATAGCTATAATCAGTATAGTTAATATTTTTCTAAATATATTGGAGGATATAACATTTTTTTCTTCATATGTTTCTTCTTCTTTATTAAAACTGGTATTCAATTTGT
This window of the Clostridium kluyveri DSM 555 genome carries:
- a CDS encoding membrane protein, with the protein product MNVVLTNLHYIYLIFILVIILAMILKRDISLICIVGIFTLGIFSTHSIYISIIQIFNSLIYATKELMPTIFIISIITAMSNVLVVVGINKELVSPFKKIIKSYWMCYWIIGIVMMTLSWFFWPSPAVALIGALFLPIAKKVGLPPIGAAVAMNLFGHGIALSSDFIIQGAPKLTADAAGIGVSSVMSASIPLTIVMGIVTTVTAFYMLRKDIKNNKLNTSFNKEEETYEEKNVISSNIFRKILTILIIAIFLGDIIIMYMYKLQGGDATALIGGTSLFILSFISIIAYGKKSLENITAHIVEGLQFGFKVFGVVIPIAAFFYLGDSAFIEIFGKVLPQSSHGIVNDLGMALSNIVPLNPLLASGTLTAVGAITGLDGSGFSGISLVGSVAKLFSTAIGGGIATLTALGQIAGIWVGGGTIIPWAVIPVAAICKVDAFELARRNLKPVIIGLLVTTLCAAFLI